The following coding sequences lie in one Lolium perenne isolate Kyuss_39 chromosome 2, Kyuss_2.0, whole genome shotgun sequence genomic window:
- the LOC127333625 gene encoding alpha-L-fucosidase 2, with translation MAPPPMDDDRIRAMEDGEERPLKVVFASPAEHFTDAAPIGNGSLGAMVWGGVASEKLQLNLDTLWTGVPGNYTDPKAPAALAAVRKFVDDGRFIDATSAASGLYGGPTEVYQPLGDMNLEFGTSSQGYSSYKRELDLHTATTLITFNIGEVQYTREHFCSNPHQVIVTRISANKSGHVSFTLSLNSKLNHRVHATNANEIIMEGTCPVQRHVLQQHEANDATGIGFAAVLSLQMGGAAAKSSVLNDQNLRIDNADWVLLLVTAASSFNGPLVNPSDSKLDPESEALRTLNMSRNVTFDQLKASHLKNYQGLFHRVSLRLSQAPAIEKTSLKEADEAIKTTAERVNSFRSNEDPSLVELLFQYGRYLLISCSRPGTQVSNLQGIWNQDLAPAWQSAPHLNINLQMNYWPTLPCNLSECQEPLIEFIASLAVNGAKTAKINYQASGWVSHHVSDIWAKSSAFNEDAKYAVWPMGGAWLCTHLWEHYKYLLDKDFLKNTAYPLLEGCALFLVDWLTDGPRGLLETNPSTSPEHAFTAPGTGGQQASVSYSTTMDISIIREIFMAVVTSAEVLRKTDTALVQEINKVLPRLPPITIAKDRTIMEWAQDFEDPEVHHRHLSHLFGLYPGHTITMQTNPEICEAIANSLRKRGEDGPGWSSTWKMALWARLLNSENAYRMILKLITLVPPGDDVQFEGGLYTNLWTAHPPFQIDANFGFTAAMSEMLLQSTLTELYLLPALPREKWPEGCVKGLRARGDITVNICWGKGELQEAVVWSKNRNNSVLLLHYGEQVAVVTVAAGNVYKFNASLHCVETWTLDKCAF, from the exons TTGATACTCTGTGGACCGGTGTGCCGGGGAATTATACCGACCCGAAAGCACCGGCTGCCCTCGCTGCGGTCAGGAAGTTCGTTGATGATGGACGGTTTATTGATGCCACCAGCGCGGCGTCAGGCCTTTACGGTGGCCCGACAGAG GTCTACCAACCTCTTGGGGATATGAATCTAGAGTTTGGCACATCCAGTCAGGGGTATAGTTCCTACAAACGAGAGCTTGATTTACATACCGCGACCACGCTCATCACGTTCAACATTGGAGAAGTGCAGTACACTAGGGAGCACTTCTGCTCAAATCCACACCAGGTCATTGTCACCAGGATTTCCGCAAACAAATCAGGACATGTGTCCTTCACTTTATCATTAAATAGTAAATTAAACCACAGAGTTCATGCAACGAATGCAAATGAGATTATCATGGAAGGCACCTGTCCAGTACAAAGACACGTTCTGCAGCAACATGAAGCCAATGATGCTACTGGTATCGGGTTTGCAGCTGTTCTTAGCCTGCAGATGGGCGGTGCTGCTGCAAAATCTTCAGTTTTGAATGATCAAAATTTGAGAATTGACAATGCAGATTGGGTACTTTTGCTTGTTACAGCTGCTTCCTCGTTCAATGGGCCCCTTGTGAATCCTTCAGACTCAAAATTAGATCCTGAATCAGAAGCTCTGAGGACCTTGAATATGAGCAGGAATGTCACATTTGATCAGCTCAAAGCTTCTCATTTGAAAAACTATCAGGGTCTTTTTCACCGTGTTAGTTTGCGACTATCACAAGCACCAGCTATTGAAAAAACAAGCTTGaaagaagctgatgaagccatcaAGACTACAGCAGAAAGAGTGAACAGTTTTAGAAGTAACGAAGATCCTTCTTTGGTTGAACTTCTATTCCAATATGGTCGATATCTTCTCATTTCGTGCTCTCGACCTGGAACACAGGTATCTAATCTGCAAGGAATTTGGAATCAAGATCTTGCACCAGCTTGGCA GTCTGCTCCTCACCTCAACATAAATCTACAGATGAATTACTGGCCAACGCTTCCTTGCAACCTTAGTGAATGCCAAGAACCACTAATTGAGTTCATAGCATCTCTTGCAGTTAACGGAGCTAAGACTGCAAAA ATCAATTACCAAGCAAGTGGCTGGGTAAGTCACCACGTCTCAGACATATGGGCAAAATCATCAGCGTTCAATGAAGATGCTAAGTACGCAGTGTGGCCAATGGGGGGAGCCTGGCTTTGTACACATCTTTGGGAACACTACAAGTATCTGCTGGACAAA GATTTTTTGAAGAACACTGCATATCCATTGTTGGAAGGATGCGCCTTGTTTCTGGTTGATTGGTTGACTGACGGACCTCGAGGTCTTTTGGAAACAAACCCCTCTACCTCTCCAGAACATGCTTTCACTGCTCCTGGTACTGGTGGTCAGCAAGCTAGTGTAAGCTATTCAACTACAATGGATATCTCAATCATCCGAGAGATATTCATGGCAGTTGTTACTTCTGCAGAG GTCTTAAGAAAAACTGATACTGCTCTGGTCCAGGAGATCAATAAAGTGCTTCCAAGGCTCCCTCCGATTACGATTGCGAAGGATAGAACAATCATGGAGTGG GCACAAGATTTTGAGGACCCTGAAGTTCATCATAGGCACCTGTCTCATCTCTTTGGTCTTTATCCTGGTCATACAATAACCATGCAGACAAATCCTGAGATTTGTGAAGCTATTGCTAACAGTCTTCGCAAACGAG GAGAAGATGGTCCTGGATGGTCAAGTACGTGGAAGATGGCTTTGTGGGCACGCCTTCTTAACAGCGAAAATGCATACAGAATGATTCTGAAGTTGATCACGTTGGTTCCTCCTGGTGATGATGTTCAGTTTGAAGGAGGACTGTACACCAATTTGTGGACAGCACACCCGCCATTCCAGATTGATGCAAACTTTGG ATTCACAGCTGCAATGTCTGAAATGTTGCTTCAGAGCACTCTCACTGAGCTATATCTGCTGCCCGCCCTCCCACGTGAAAAGTGGCCTGAAGGTTGTGTAAAAGGTTTGAGGGCTCGGGGGGACATCACTGTCAACATCTGCTGGGGGAAAGGGGAGCTCCAGGAAGCAGTGGTGTGGTCTAAGAACAGAAACAATTCAGTTTTACTGCTGCACTATGGCGAGCAAGTTGCCGTGGTCACTGTGGCAGCTGGTAATGTTTACAAGTTCAATGCGAGTTTACATTGCGTAGAGACATGGACCCTTGACAAATGTGCATTTTAG